One part of the Sphingobacterium sp. LZ7M1 genome encodes these proteins:
- a CDS encoding SusD/RagB family nutrient-binding outer membrane lipoprotein: MKINYKNILIALVLSAGLTGCTKDFDETNNNPNKLEFVAPGTLVTPTVYGMATYFTVRSNDFTWEIMQDGLANPSAANGIHRYYFTEQSGDGTWNNCYRYLRNIREMESAAINGNTKLPVYEAVATTLKAYIAGILTDSFGDVPLSEAMKAEDGVDQPVFDTQEKIYTDMIAALEKANLQYTDPSEMNGNDLLYNNKKDKWRKFNNSMLLRYILRTSKRSNVYAKIKTILDDPEKYPIFTSNDDAAILSITGLSPYDYAWGRRQDYVNFTAMASFFVDNLNSLEDPRRPFIMTQATELVDGKIVPIGYKGIPAGHSGDLSGISYSPSTPNGDLMYPEVVGTPIKELIMTYAEVEFIKAETYNALGLTAEAKAAYEKGVKASIEQYGGVMPANYFDNPAAAFNGTLERIMLQKYLSLFMVDYQQWFEYRRTGFPKLPKTEFMLHDAVMPTRFMYKNEVRRFNPDNYAKAVQQMGGDTFHTKVWWEK; this comes from the coding sequence ATGAAAATCAACTATAAAAATATCCTTATCGCTCTTGTTCTTTCTGCAGGATTGACAGGATGTACGAAAGACTTTGACGAGACCAACAATAATCCCAATAAATTGGAATTTGTTGCTCCCGGCACCTTGGTAACTCCAACAGTATATGGAATGGCCACTTATTTTACCGTTCGAAGCAATGACTTCACTTGGGAAATCATGCAGGATGGCCTTGCAAATCCCAGCGCTGCCAATGGTATCCACCGCTATTATTTTACGGAACAATCTGGTGATGGAACTTGGAACAATTGCTACAGGTACCTAAGGAATATCCGTGAAATGGAAAGTGCAGCCATCAATGGAAACACCAAGCTTCCGGTATACGAGGCAGTTGCAACTACATTGAAAGCCTATATCGCAGGCATCTTGACCGATAGTTTTGGTGATGTCCCTCTTTCTGAGGCCATGAAAGCGGAAGATGGTGTGGATCAACCTGTTTTTGACACACAGGAAAAGATCTACACGGACATGATTGCTGCCCTAGAAAAAGCCAATCTACAGTATACCGACCCTTCAGAAATGAATGGGAACGACCTGTTGTACAATAACAAAAAAGATAAGTGGCGTAAATTCAACAACTCCATGTTATTGCGCTATATCTTAAGAACCTCAAAACGTTCGAATGTATATGCTAAGATCAAGACCATTTTAGATGATCCCGAAAAATACCCTATCTTCACTTCCAATGATGATGCAGCGATTTTGAGTATCACCGGTCTTTCACCTTACGACTATGCATGGGGTAGACGCCAAGATTATGTAAACTTTACTGCGATGGCTTCTTTCTTTGTTGATAACTTGAACAGCTTAGAAGATCCTAGAAGACCGTTTATCATGACCCAAGCAACGGAATTGGTTGACGGTAAAATTGTCCCTATCGGATATAAAGGTATCCCTGCCGGTCACTCTGGCGATCTTTCAGGCATCAGCTATAGCCCAAGTACACCAAATGGCGATTTGATGTATCCGGAAGTGGTTGGCACCCCGATCAAGGAATTGATCATGACCTATGCCGAAGTAGAATTCATCAAAGCAGAAACCTATAATGCCTTGGGGTTGACCGCAGAGGCGAAAGCAGCTTATGAAAAAGGGGTGAAAGCTTCTATCGAGCAGTATGGCGGTGTGATGCCGGCAAATTATTTCGACAATCCAGCGGCAGCATTCAATGGTACGCTCGAAAGGATTATGCTCCAAAAATACCTTTCCCTGTTTATGGTCGATTATCAACAATGGTTTGAATACCGCAGAACTGGATTCCCAAAACTGCCAAAAACAGAATTTATGTTGCATGATGCTGTCATGCCAACCCGCTTTATGTATAAAAATGAAGTCCGCCGATTTAATCCGGACAACTATGCAAAAGCTGTTCAGCAAATGGGCGGTGATACCTTCCATACCAAAGTATGGTGGGAAAAATAA
- a CDS encoding PepSY-like domain-containing protein, whose amino-acid sequence MKKLLLGLSFLLAIAVFAVSCSKDDNVNEVVLPSKANTFLSARFKGASIVKLSKVNDNQTKKEFEVILDNGIKVEFDKDGNWVEIEAVKDDGTIPNEFVPAKILAYVTLNYPNLGVNSIEIEDDGYEIELTDGTDLDFDLDGNFIKIDK is encoded by the coding sequence ATGAAAAAGTTATTATTGGGATTATCGTTCCTATTGGCCATTGCAGTATTTGCAGTTTCTTGTAGCAAAGATGACAATGTAAATGAAGTAGTATTACCGAGCAAAGCAAACACTTTTTTGTCAGCCAGGTTCAAAGGTGCTAGCATCGTAAAACTATCCAAGGTGAATGATAACCAAACCAAGAAAGAATTCGAAGTTATTCTGGACAATGGAATCAAAGTAGAATTTGACAAAGATGGCAATTGGGTAGAAATTGAAGCCGTAAAAGACGATGGAACCATCCCAAATGAATTTGTTCCTGCAAAGATCCTTGCTTATGTGACCCTAAATTACCCCAACTTAGGTGTAAACAGCATCGAAATTGAAGATGATGGCTATGAAATCGAATTGACAGATGGTACGGACCTTGATTTCGATCTGGATGGAAACTTCATTAAGATTGATAAATAA
- a CDS encoding SdiA-regulated domain-containing protein — protein MIYKILPFLLLLSTFISCQNQTGQNTDNKEEQSESSSAELYAKKTYTLPTELNEISGLTFLPNSQDIAYVLQDEEGIVFTYDLKNGNISSQFEFGPAGDYEEITTDGNYFYVLESNGDIHSFPVSMDVDQGKVSTFRGQLEKGEYESMAYDQKNNSLIVFCKSCKADKGNARLTGYVLNVLDQGDLSLNKQFNIDLNSIANIDPKIKDSLKPSGLSKRNSSDEWFLLSSVDRLILIFDESFQAKEVHHFKKKQFEQPEGISFNNQDQMFISSEKGKADNAFIYQINMK, from the coding sequence ATGATATATAAAATATTACCATTTTTGCTATTGCTTTCTACCTTTATTTCCTGCCAGAACCAAACAGGACAGAACACAGATAATAAAGAAGAACAATCAGAATCCAGTTCAGCAGAGCTCTATGCAAAAAAGACCTATACCCTACCCACAGAATTAAATGAAATATCAGGCTTGACATTTCTTCCAAACAGCCAAGACATTGCTTATGTGCTGCAAGATGAAGAAGGAATTGTCTTCACCTACGACCTCAAAAACGGCAACATCAGTTCCCAATTTGAATTCGGTCCCGCAGGCGATTACGAGGAAATCACGACGGATGGAAATTATTTCTATGTGCTGGAAAGCAATGGCGATATCCATAGTTTCCCAGTCAGCATGGATGTTGACCAAGGAAAGGTCAGTACTTTCAGAGGTCAGTTAGAAAAAGGGGAATATGAGTCCATGGCTTATGACCAGAAGAACAACAGTCTTATTGTTTTCTGCAAATCCTGCAAAGCCGATAAAGGAAACGCAAGGCTAACAGGATATGTGCTAAACGTTCTGGACCAAGGTGACCTAAGCCTTAATAAACAGTTTAACATCGACCTGAACAGCATTGCGAACATTGACCCTAAAATAAAAGACTCCCTGAAACCTTCAGGTTTAAGCAAGCGAAACTCTTCGGATGAGTGGTTTCTCCTCTCCTCGGTTGACCGACTTATACTGATCTTCGATGAGAGCTTCCAAGCCAAGGAAGTTCATCACTTTAAAAAGAAACAGTTTGAACAACCTGAAGGCATCAGCTTCAACAATCAAGATCAAATGTTTATCAGCAGCGAAAAAGGAAAAGCAGACAATGCATTTATTTATCAGATCAACATGAAATAA
- a CDS encoding metallophosphoesterase codes for MRKILFIVFLFFIQFAIAQQVEQRLIIFGDAGEINNKQSFLIKNANGLQIPTKTKAFFIGDNIYPTGMALSGKKKEETQEILKSQFEGFRELQVPVYFLAGNHDWDRSGKEGLEKIKAQADFLNNYGDPGLKYLPEAGKIGPTVLTLNPKTIAVLYDSEFWLFPHHNRDVTAEKDQFIADIKKILKENRNKTVLMISHHPMVSFGDHSLIYNWKDHIFPLTDVKSSLYIPLPGIGSLYPLLRTHVVKFAEDLKHPIYQDLIKRVTDATAEHPKVLFVAGHDHGLQYIEQDKIRQVVSGSGSKQSDIHQREPLKYGYNKQGFSVIDLLDNDKVRLTFYIDSPKDSLMKSYEVLVEF; via the coding sequence ATGAGAAAAATACTTTTTATTGTCTTTCTGTTCTTTATCCAATTTGCTATCGCCCAGCAAGTTGAGCAACGATTGATCATTTTTGGGGATGCCGGAGAAATCAACAACAAACAGAGTTTTCTGATCAAGAATGCCAATGGACTTCAAATCCCAACCAAGACCAAGGCCTTTTTTATTGGGGACAATATCTACCCTACAGGGATGGCCCTCAGCGGCAAGAAAAAAGAAGAAACACAGGAAATCCTAAAATCACAATTTGAAGGCTTTAGGGAACTTCAGGTTCCCGTTTATTTCTTAGCTGGAAACCATGATTGGGATAGATCTGGAAAAGAAGGTCTGGAAAAAATTAAGGCCCAAGCTGATTTTCTGAATAATTATGGCGACCCTGGTCTAAAATACTTACCGGAAGCTGGAAAAATCGGTCCAACGGTACTTACGCTAAATCCCAAAACCATAGCCGTTTTATATGACAGTGAATTCTGGCTCTTTCCTCATCATAACCGTGATGTAACAGCGGAAAAAGATCAGTTCATTGCCGATATCAAGAAGATATTAAAGGAGAACAGGAACAAAACGGTCCTCATGATTTCGCATCACCCCATGGTATCCTTTGGTGACCATAGCTTAATATATAATTGGAAAGACCATATCTTCCCGTTAACTGATGTGAAGTCCTCTCTCTATATCCCTTTACCCGGTATTGGCTCTCTGTACCCCTTATTACGGACGCATGTAGTCAAATTTGCAGAAGACCTCAAACACCCTATCTATCAAGATTTGATCAAAAGGGTGACAGATGCCACTGCGGAACATCCAAAAGTGCTGTTTGTCGCAGGTCATGACCATGGTCTACAATATATCGAACAGGACAAAATTCGACAGGTGGTCAGTGGTTCTGGGTCGAAACAATCGGATATCCATCAAAGGGAACCCTTGAAATATGGCTATAATAAACAAGGTTTTTCGGTGATTGATTTGCTGGATAACGATAAGGTCAGGCTGACTTTTTATATCGATAGTCCTAAGGACTCCTTGATGAAGTCGTATGAGGTATTGGTTGAGTTTTAG
- a CDS encoding class I SAM-dependent methyltransferase, whose translation MNRFIKYSGSINHWLQSIFFDSLTPLLIDKEKIWMTLGDAYGHDAAFLLNSGVKQVIATDLSTDLLEISKKLGLITEYKSENAESILMEDNSVDYILCKESYHHFPRPYAALYEMIRVANHGFIVIEPQDPISRMSPLLFITNILEKLSPGMINKIWKNRFSYEPVGNYVYKVSEREFEKYAAALNLPCIAVKQLNPNFWFLGCEKIQAKNTNHKFMAIQIKKIFRDMLTKFGLAPSQTLCIAVFKTAPSPELRRALKKDGYKLTDIPHNPYL comes from the coding sequence TTGAACAGGTTTATCAAATACAGTGGTAGTATTAATCATTGGTTACAGTCTATATTTTTTGACAGCCTAACACCCCTTCTTATTGATAAGGAAAAAATTTGGATGACTTTAGGCGACGCATATGGACATGACGCCGCTTTCTTGCTGAATAGCGGAGTGAAGCAAGTGATTGCGACAGACCTTTCGACTGACTTATTGGAAATATCTAAAAAGCTTGGTTTGATTACAGAATATAAATCAGAGAATGCAGAAAGTATATTGATGGAAGATAATAGCGTGGATTATATCCTTTGCAAGGAAAGTTATCATCATTTCCCAAGACCATATGCTGCCTTGTACGAAATGATCAGGGTAGCCAACCATGGTTTTATTGTAATTGAGCCCCAAGATCCTATTTCTAGAATGTCACCATTATTATTCATCACGAATATATTGGAAAAATTAAGCCCAGGCATGATCAATAAAATATGGAAAAACCGATTTTCATACGAACCTGTTGGCAATTATGTCTATAAAGTTTCTGAGCGAGAATTTGAAAAATATGCAGCAGCACTCAACCTCCCATGTATTGCTGTAAAACAGTTAAATCCTAATTTTTGGTTTCTTGGCTGCGAAAAAATACAAGCTAAGAATACAAATCATAAATTTATGGCTATCCAAATAAAAAAGATTTTCCGGGATATGTTGACCAAGTTTGGCTTGGCTCCTAGCCAAACCCTTTGTATCGCAGTTTTTAAAACCGCTCCTTCCCCCGAGTTGAGAAGAGCATTAAAGAAAGATGGGTATAAATTAACAGATATTCCTCATAACCCTTATTTGTGA